In a genomic window of Clostridia bacterium:
- a CDS encoding TIGR03905 family TSCPD domain-containing protein translates to MTYTFKPSGVCAAKLTFDIEDGIVKNVKFLGGCNGNTQGVARLAEGRPAKEVMQLLKGIKCGFKQTSCPDQFSKALEEALQN, encoded by the coding sequence ATGACTTATACATTCAAGCCTAGCGGTGTTTGTGCCGCAAAGCTGACCTTTGACATTGAGGACGGCATCGTAAAAAACGTAAAGTTTTTGGGTGGTTGCAACGGCAATACCCAGGGCGTAGCAAGACTTGCCGAGGGCAGACCTGCAAAAGAAGTGATGCAACTCCTAAAGGGCATCAAATGCGGTTTTAAACAAACCTCCTGCCCTGATCAGTTTTCAAAAGCCTTAGAAGAAGCACTGCAAAATTAA
- a CDS encoding S-layer homology domain-containing protein — protein MNRFKKGLCFLLTFILLCGLSLPVYAASELTVSLSTKSSSVESLLTATKDKTFDVFFGVDDVETDTQKLNTYKFTIWYDPDYLSLPSSPIEQLASPNGYALYDGAETESKTISGKAYNGYTYSYTSYSDGFTPVSDDFYALNCITFSADKVGTTKIYITKDEISLLPLHSDTAPDTLDFDLGKSTLNITIEKSSGGGGGGGGGGPSGPSGPSNPQPAIYTVTFIMGEASQDVAVLANGYVTAPTPAERENYTFVGWYKDREYKTPFDFSKPITGNATVYGRYTFNEPEPDVDFKNPFTDVAESDWFYDSVMYALQNKLVAGTSETTFSPYEVLTRGTMVTLLYRIEKEPEAPKNPFTDVEAGMWYEDAIAWAAEEGVVLGVGEGLFAPEDPITREQIAVILYKYARLKGEDVSKTASLDAYSDKETVSDWASNAMGWALAQGLIKGTSETTLSPGNNANRAEIVTILMRYLERNQA, from the coding sequence ATGAACCGATTTAAAAAAGGATTGTGCTTCCTTTTGACTTTTATACTGCTGTGTGGTCTTAGCCTGCCGGTTTATGCGGCAAGCGAGCTTACCGTTTCCCTTTCCACCAAAAGCAGCTCTGTAGAAAGCCTGCTGACTGCCACAAAAGACAAAACCTTTGATGTCTTTTTTGGTGTGGATGATGTGGAAACCGATACGCAAAAGTTAAACACCTATAAATTTACAATATGGTATGACCCGGATTATCTTTCCTTGCCCTCTTCCCCGATAGAACAGCTGGCATCTCCCAACGGTTACGCACTGTATGACGGGGCGGAAACCGAATCCAAAACCATCAGCGGTAAGGCGTATAACGGCTACACCTATTCCTATACCTCGTATTCTGACGGCTTTACACCTGTTTCGGATGACTTTTACGCACTCAATTGCATCACTTTTTCAGCAGACAAGGTGGGGACAACCAAAATATACATCACAAAAGATGAAATTTCCCTTTTACCTTTGCACAGCGATACCGCACCCGACACCTTGGATTTTGACTTAGGCAAAAGCACTCTAAACATCACCATCGAAAAATCCTCCGGAGGCGGTGGCGGTGGTGGCGGCGGTGGTCCAAGCGGTCCGAGTGGCCCGAGCAATCCACAACCTGCCATCTACACCGTAACCTTTATAATGGGCGAAGCCTCTCAGGATGTTGCGGTGCTTGCAAACGGTTATGTAACAGCACCCACCCCTGCCGAGCGGGAAAACTACACCTTTGTGGGCTGGTATAAGGACAGAGAATACAAAACACCCTTTGATTTTTCCAAGCCCATAACCGGCAATGCAACCGTTTACGGCAGATACACCTTTAACGAGCCGGAGCCGGACGTAGATTTTAAAAATCCCTTTACCGATGTAGCGGAAAGCGACTGGTTTTATGACAGCGTAATGTATGCGCTTCAAAACAAGCTGGTGGCAGGTACGTCCGAAACCACCTTCTCCCCTTACGAGGTTTTAACCCGCGGTACTATGGTAACGCTCCTGTACCGCATTGAAAAAGAGCCGGAAGCGCCAAAGAATCCCTTTACCGATGTAGAGGCAGGCATGTGGTATGAAGATGCCATTGCCTGGGCAGCAGAGGAAGGAGTAGTCTTAGGCGTTGGGGAAGGCTTGTTTGCCCCCGAAGACCCCATCACCCGTGAACAGATTGCAGTTATTTTGTACAAATATGCACGCCTTAAGGGCGAGGATGTTTCCAAAACTGCATCCCTTGATGCCTACAGCGATAAAGAAACGGTGTCCGACTGGGCATCAAATGCTATGGGCTGGGCATTGGCGCAGGGGCTGATTAAAGGTACAAGCGAAACCACCTTATCCCCCGGCAACAACGCAAACCGCGCTGAAATCGTAACCATTCTGATGCGCTATTTAGAAAGGAACCAAGCATAA
- a CDS encoding DUF421 domain-containing protein: MAKITALREGETNMSVALIRSLILYFLVIVLYRMMGKRQIGEMQPGELVLAIMISDIAAVPMQSAEVPLLSGVVPILALTCTEVFMSFIAEKSPAVRKAVTGEPSLVIADGKILVDEMRRLRFNLDDLFEQLRNQGYFDIGEVAFAVLETNGMLSVLPKGNKQPVLREDLKLSASTDGFSDTVIKDGILDKEALSRIGRTEEWLEKKLRERNISSVQAVFLLCADTERVTFLQTKKEKK; this comes from the coding sequence ATGGCAAAAATAACAGCATTAAGGGAGGGGGAAACAAATATGTCTGTGGCACTGATTCGAAGTCTGATTCTTTATTTTCTGGTTATTGTGCTGTACCGTATGATGGGAAAGAGGCAAATCGGGGAAATGCAACCGGGGGAGCTGGTGCTTGCCATCATGATTTCGGATATTGCGGCAGTCCCCATGCAGTCGGCTGAAGTTCCGCTTTTAAGCGGTGTTGTGCCTATTCTGGCACTGACCTGCACCGAAGTATTCATGTCTTTTATTGCCGAAAAAAGTCCTGCGGTGCGTAAAGCGGTTACCGGAGAGCCGAGTCTGGTGATTGCAGACGGCAAAATACTGGTGGATGAAATGCGTCGGCTTCGGTTTAATCTGGACGATTTATTTGAACAGCTCCGAAATCAGGGGTATTTTGACATCGGAGAGGTGGCTTTTGCAGTGCTGGAGACCAACGGAATGCTGAGTGTGTTACCTAAGGGCAACAAGCAACCCGTTTTGAGAGAGGATTTGAAGCTTTCAGCTTCCACCGACGGGTTTTCGGACACCGTAATCAAGGACGGCATTCTGGACAAAGAGGCACTTTCCCGTATCGGCAGAACCGAAGAATGGCTTGAAAAGAAGCTGAGGGAACGAAATATTTCGTCTGTGCAGGCGGTGTTCCTGCTTTGTGCAGACACCGAGCGGGTTACATTTCTGCAAACTAAAAAGGAGAAAAAATGA
- a CDS encoding DUF4363 family protein codes for MKTVLVALLVFVLMLTGIGVSERIYEEQTDKIAAACQALYPVFQAGDKETAAAKFSELRTAFYACEKWWSAVADHNRLESIEAKLKETENCLRVADYKGAENSLRIFCLFLENYQENMEIKWYNIL; via the coding sequence ATGAAAACAGTTCTGGTTGCATTGCTGGTTTTTGTGCTGATGCTGACGGGCATTGGTGTGAGTGAGCGGATATATGAAGAGCAGACCGATAAAATTGCTGCTGCCTGTCAGGCGTTGTATCCGGTCTTTCAGGCGGGGGACAAGGAGACGGCAGCAGCAAAATTTTCGGAATTACGGACAGCCTTTTATGCCTGCGAAAAGTGGTGGAGTGCTGTTGCGGATCATAATCGGTTGGAAAGCATAGAAGCAAAACTGAAAGAAACCGAAAACTGCCTGCGGGTGGCGGATTATAAGGGTGCGGAAAACAGCTTGCGTATTTTTTGTTTATTTTTGGAAAATTATCAAGAAAATATGGAAATAAAATGGTATAATATCTTGTAA
- a CDS encoding response regulator transcription factor, producing MPKKVLIVDDEKAIVDILKFNLAREGYETVEAYDGEEGYNKVLTENPDLILLDVMLPNMPGFDVCRKVREKSNVPIIMLTARTEEIDKVLGLELGADDYITKPFGIREVMARVKANLRRNAIEPSNEEKKEDSVLRFGNLSIDKERYEATKNGKVLELTLREFELLKFLAVQPEKIFSRETLLEKVWGYEYLGDVRTVDVTVRRLREKIEDDASNPAYVMTKRGIGYYFNSKQKG from the coding sequence ATGCCGAAAAAAGTACTGATCGTAGATGACGAAAAGGCAATTGTGGATATTTTAAAGTTTAATCTTGCCAGAGAAGGGTATGAAACGGTAGAGGCGTACGACGGCGAAGAGGGCTACAACAAAGTGCTTACCGAGAACCCCGACCTGATTTTACTGGACGTAATGCTTCCGAATATGCCCGGCTTTGATGTGTGCCGAAAGGTGCGTGAAAAGAGCAACGTGCCCATCATTATGCTTACCGCAAGAACCGAAGAGATAGATAAGGTTTTAGGGTTAGAGCTTGGGGCGGATGATTACATAACAAAGCCTTTCGGAATCCGGGAAGTGATGGCAAGAGTTAAGGCGAACCTGCGCCGGAATGCCATTGAACCGAGCAATGAGGAGAAAAAAGAAGATTCGGTACTGCGCTTTGGCAATCTGTCTATTGATAAGGAGCGCTATGAGGCAACCAAAAATGGTAAGGTATTAGAATTGACTTTGAGAGAGTTTGAACTTTTGAAATTCTTAGCAGTACAGCCTGAAAAAATCTTTTCCAGAGAAACACTTTTGGAAAAGGTGTGGGGGTACGAATACTTAGGAGATGTGCGTACGGTAGACGTTACTGTACGTCGTTTGCGTGAAAAAATCGAGGATGATGCCAGCAACCCGGCATACGTTATGACCAAACGTGGCATCGGTTATTATTTCAATTCGAAGCAGAAAGGATAA
- a CDS encoding AMP-binding protein, giving the protein MEYKQFTNAVRPESVYKEPLRQVRLINTIREMFDTSTELFAGRTAFLVKDKIGGPYREITYAEARRDVYALGTAFMALDLRGKKIAVVGENRYEWAITYLATVCGVGTIVPLDKELPTEEMQNLIERAKVSAVVYSGKMRKKHESLFADNAQYMCINMDDDTTDVSLKQLIEKGNELIMSGNDAFVKTCPRPDDVNIVLFTSGTTGRAKGVMLSHRNITSNLMNMLAMHKILNENDRFFSFLPIHHTYECTCGMLCPLYCGASIAYCEGLKYIVKNMQEAQPTYFLAVPQVVEALNRQIWAGIRKKGKEKLIKRMIKITDFLLKLKIDLRKKIYAEIHNTFGGKMRLFISGAAALDPEIIKSLRSLGFNTVQGYGMTECAPIAAVNRDIYWEDASCGQPCIEVDVKIDNPDENGIGEILIKGDNVMVGYYEDEEETAKTIVDGWLHTGDMGYMDDRCFIYITGRLKNVIVTANGENVYPEEVETYLQRSAYIAETMVYADADRLGNETVVSAHILPDFNAVEEALGKEYTEDALRDLIDKEVKAVNAKMAPSKRVMKFDVRHEDFVKTTTKKIKRYAN; this is encoded by the coding sequence ATGGAATACAAACAGTTTACCAACGCGGTTCGTCCCGAATCCGTTTACAAAGAACCTTTAAGACAGGTAAGATTAATCAATACAATCCGTGAAATGTTTGACACCAGCACCGAGCTTTTTGCAGGTCGTACAGCATTTTTGGTAAAAGATAAAATTGGTGGCCCGTACAGAGAAATTACCTACGCAGAAGCAAGAAGAGATGTGTATGCCTTGGGTACTGCGTTCATGGCGCTGGATTTAAGAGGCAAAAAAATCGCCGTGGTGGGTGAAAACCGCTATGAATGGGCGATTACATATTTAGCAACCGTTTGCGGTGTTGGTACTATTGTTCCCCTTGACAAGGAACTGCCCACCGAAGAAATGCAGAATTTAATCGAACGCGCAAAAGTTTCTGCTGTTGTTTATTCCGGCAAGATGCGTAAAAAACACGAATCCTTATTTGCAGACAATGCACAGTATATGTGCATCAATATGGATGACGATACCACAGACGTTTCCTTAAAGCAGCTGATTGAAAAGGGTAACGAGCTGATTATGTCGGGCAACGATGCGTTTGTAAAAACCTGCCCGAGACCGGATGATGTAAACATCGTTCTGTTTACCTCCGGCACCACCGGCAGAGCAAAGGGTGTTATGCTTTCGCACAGAAACATCACAAGCAACTTAATGAACATGCTTGCGATGCATAAAATCTTAAATGAAAATGACAGATTCTTCTCGTTCCTGCCCATTCACCATACCTATGAATGCACCTGCGGTATGCTTTGTCCGCTCTATTGCGGTGCTTCTATCGCTTATTGCGAAGGCTTGAAGTATATCGTGAAAAACATGCAGGAAGCGCAGCCTACATATTTCCTGGCAGTGCCTCAGGTTGTGGAAGCACTTAACCGTCAGATTTGGGCAGGTATCCGCAAAAAGGGTAAGGAAAAGCTCATTAAACGCATGATTAAAATTACAGATTTTCTGCTCAAGCTTAAGATTGACCTGCGTAAGAAAATTTATGCAGAAATCCACAACACCTTTGGCGGAAAGATGCGTCTCTTTATCTCGGGTGCGGCAGCGTTAGACCCTGAAATTATCAAGAGCCTGCGTTCGCTGGGCTTTAATACCGTTCAGGGCTACGGTATGACCGAATGTGCTCCCATTGCAGCGGTTAACCGCGATATATACTGGGAGGATGCTTCCTGCGGTCAGCCTTGCATTGAAGTGGATGTTAAAATTGACAATCCCGATGAAAACGGCATCGGTGAAATTCTTATCAAGGGTGACAACGTCATGGTTGGTTACTATGAAGATGAGGAAGAAACCGCAAAAACCATTGTGGACGGCTGGTTGCATACCGGTGACATGGGGTATATGGATGACCGTTGCTTTATCTATATCACAGGTCGTTTAAAGAACGTTATTGTTACTGCAAACGGCGAAAACGTATATCCCGAAGAAGTGGAAACCTATCTGCAGAGAAGTGCTTACATCGCAGAAACCATGGTGTATGCGGATGCAGACAGACTGGGTAACGAAACGGTTGTTTCGGCACACATTCTGCCTGATTTCAATGCGGTAGAAGAAGCTCTCGGCAAGGAATATACAGAAGATGCCCTGCGTGACCTGATTGACAAGGAAGTCAAGGCAGTCAACGCAAAAATGGCACCTTCTAAGCGCGTTATGAAGTTTGATGTGCGTCACGAGGATTTCGTAAAGACCACCACCAAGAAAATCAAACGCTATGCGAACTAA
- a CDS encoding glycine--tRNA ligase: MKNTEKTMEKVVALCKGRGYVYPGSEIYGGLSNTWDYGPLGVEFKNNVKKAWWKKFIQESPYNVGLDAAILMNPQTWVASGHVGGFSDPLMDCKECKARFRADKLIEDAAGVSADGWTDAQMEQYIADNNIACPECGKTNFTGIRKFNLMFKTFQGVTEDSKSELYLRPETAQGIFVNFKNVQRTTRKKVPFGIGQVGKSFRNEITPGNFTFRTREFEQMELEFFCAPGTDLEWFAYWKDYCKNWLLSLGIAEENLKLRDHSPEELSHYSNATTDIEFMFPFGWGELWGIADRTDYDLKQHAEFSGENMEYMDPITNEKYVPYCVEPSLGADRVALAFLCEAYDEEEIAEGDTRVVMRLHPALAPMKAAVLPLSKKLSEQATELYQNLSKKFMCDYDEAGSIGKRYRRQDEVGTPYCITVDFDTLEDNCVTVRDRDTMEQVRMPIADVAAFIEGKLEF, translated from the coding sequence ATGAAAAACACAGAAAAAACAATGGAAAAAGTGGTAGCCCTTTGCAAAGGTCGCGGCTATGTATATCCCGGCTCCGAGATTTACGGCGGTCTTTCCAACACATGGGACTACGGTCCGCTGGGCGTTGAATTCAAAAACAACGTAAAAAAAGCATGGTGGAAAAAGTTCATCCAGGAATCGCCCTATAATGTGGGTCTGGATGCGGCAATTTTAATGAATCCCCAGACCTGGGTGGCATCCGGCCACGTAGGCGGATTCTCTGACCCGTTAATGGACTGCAAAGAGTGTAAAGCTCGTTTCCGTGCAGATAAGCTGATTGAAGATGCAGCAGGTGTTTCGGCTGACGGCTGGACAGATGCACAGATGGAACAGTACATCGCTGACAACAACATTGCCTGCCCCGAATGCGGTAAAACCAATTTTACAGGCATCCGTAAGTTCAATCTGATGTTCAAAACCTTCCAGGGTGTAACCGAAGACTCTAAGTCCGAGCTGTATCTCCGTCCCGAAACCGCACAGGGTATTTTCGTAAACTTTAAGAATGTACAGAGAACTACCCGTAAAAAAGTGCCGTTCGGTATCGGTCAGGTAGGTAAATCCTTCCGTAACGAAATTACCCCCGGTAACTTTACTTTCAGAACCCGTGAATTTGAACAGATGGAGCTGGAATTCTTCTGTGCACCGGGTACAGACCTTGAATGGTTTGCTTACTGGAAAGATTATTGCAAAAACTGGCTGTTGTCTTTGGGTATCGCAGAAGAAAATTTAAAGCTTCGTGACCATTCTCCCGAAGAGTTGTCTCACTATTCCAACGCAACCACCGATATTGAATTTATGTTCCCGTTCGGTTGGGGCGAGCTTTGGGGTATTGCAGACAGAACAGATTATGACTTAAAACAGCATGCAGAGTTCTCGGGCGAAAACATGGAATACATGGACCCCATTACCAATGAAAAATATGTTCCCTACTGTGTAGAACCCTCTTTGGGTGCTGACCGTGTGGCTTTGGCATTCCTTTGTGAAGCATACGATGAAGAAGAAATCGCAGAAGGCGATACCCGTGTGGTAATGCGTTTGCATCCGGCTTTAGCGCCTATGAAAGCGGCAGTTCTGCCCCTTTCCAAAAAGCTTTCTGAGCAGGCAACCGAGTTGTATCAGAACCTTTCTAAAAAGTTCATGTGCGACTATGATGAAGCAGGCTCTATCGGTAAGCGTTACAGAAGACAGGACGAAGTGGGTACCCCCTACTGCATCACCGTTGACTTTGACACCTTAGAAGATAACTGCGTAACCGTTCGTGACAGAGATACCATGGAACAGGTTCGTATGCCCATTGCGGACGTTGCGGCATTTATCGAAGGAAAGCTGGAATTTTAA
- a CDS encoding SpoIID/LytB domain-containing protein codes for MKNASLGFLFCILLFCFLLFFVEKPAPTPQIIFSHSEEILLYHPETDSVQKMPLEQYICYCLAGEMPASFHPEALKAQAVAIRSYVCRKIAGGTSHPKNADICTDYAHCAAFSGQFDSFPEATKEIYRTAVSETENEVLYYKEEPANTVFHAMSNGRTESAENVWGSAVPYLISVDSQLDTQLDNYETVAVFSAETLAEKMDVENASCKAPTYHEGGTVQEIQIGEKIFSGREVREKLGLRSASFSVTEKILILFLRYMASGMGLV; via the coding sequence ATGAAAAATGCAAGTTTGGGTTTTCTTTTTTGCATTTTGCTGTTTTGTTTTCTTCTTTTCTTTGTGGAAAAACCTGCTCCGACACCCCAAATCATATTTTCGCATTCGGAAGAGATCTTGCTTTATCACCCCGAAACCGATTCTGTGCAAAAAATGCCTTTAGAGCAGTACATCTGCTACTGTCTGGCAGGCGAAATGCCCGCCTCCTTTCATCCCGAGGCATTAAAGGCGCAGGCGGTGGCAATCCGAAGCTATGTTTGCCGAAAAATTGCCGGTGGTACGTCCCATCCCAAAAATGCAGACATCTGTACCGATTACGCCCATTGTGCCGCCTTTTCCGGGCAGTTTGACTCATTTCCCGAAGCCACAAAGGAGATTTACCGTACCGCAGTCTCGGAAACCGAAAACGAAGTCCTTTATTATAAGGAAGAACCTGCAAACACCGTTTTTCACGCCATGTCAAACGGCAGAACCGAAAGTGCCGAGAATGTATGGGGCTCTGCCGTGCCCTATCTGATTTCGGTGGACAGCCAATTGGATACGCAACTCGACAATTACGAGACCGTTGCAGTCTTTTCCGCAGAAACTCTTGCCGAAAAAATGGATGTAGAAAATGCGTCCTGCAAAGCGCCCACCTACCACGAGGGCGGTACGGTGCAGGAAATTCAGATTGGTGAAAAAATTTTTTCAGGCAGAGAGGTGCGGGAAAAGCTTGGACTTCGATCGGCAAGCTTTTCGGTTACAGAAAAGATTCTGATATTATTTTTACGGTACATGGCTTCGGGCATGGGGTTGGTATGA